A stretch of Brassica napus cultivar Da-Ae chromosome C6, Da-Ae, whole genome shotgun sequence DNA encodes these proteins:
- the LOC106451456 gene encoding probable E3 ubiquitin-protein ligase HIP1: MGQRNRSVDLEMEQQQHHQSQASLQPGPCLLVGSFPQPAMVANVPNSLQDNSTMFYGLPQYHHHHHQPPPTNYYAPYVAFQAPPSQLPSSSSHGVSSDHFMDHTPGAYKRKNAEGPQYLSTLAAPFNNAPETVAPFGGARSRPGAVTMNPVLPPPPPPHAPNGFIQGNYAGHHPYPPPGSIWYDQHLGRPDGSPSFWPHTPYMQGSNIVAGSLESSRRNPAPFMFPSPLNPRDHYYSHQHHPAPPPVQGVRGQSATLYPPMASSPSYRVPFRNFAPQNTINNGPEMGPVQPTGFRIYQHPPPLAALRQHRGGVPRLRVMPDDEAAILEFGDFLGGSGNNHIDHHRDMRLDIEEMSYEELLALSERIGTVNTGLPEEDVKNHLKTRTCSVINLAEESSSSPQTKDRETEPCTICQESFKNEEKIATLDCGHEYHAECLEKWLIVKNVCPICKSEALVMEKRKV; encoded by the exons ATGGGACAAAGAAATAGATCAGTCGATTTAGAAATGGAGCAGCAGCAGCACCACCAATCTCAAGCCTCTCTCCAGCCAGGACCTTGCCTCCTTGTAGGCAGCTTTCCACAACCTGCCATGGTTGCAAACGTTCCTAATTCTCTTCAAGACAACTCGACAATGTTCTATGGTCTTCCTCagtaccatcatcatcatcatcagcctCCTCCCACCAACTACTATGCTCCCTATGTGGCATTTCAGGCTCCCCCAAGTCAGTTACCATCTTCTAGCAGTCACGGAGTAAGTTCTGATCATTTTATGGATCACACACCAGGGGCATATAAAAGAAAGAACGCTGAAGGTCCTCAGTACTTAAGTACTTTAGCAGCACCATTCAATAATGCACCTGAGACAGTAGCTCCATTTGGAGGCGCAAGGAGCAGGCCAGGAGCTGTTACAATGAACCctgttcttcctcctcctcctcctcctcatgcTCCAAACGGCTTCATTCAAGGGAACTATGCTGGTCATCATCCTTACCCACCTCCTGGCTCAATATGGTATGATCAACACCTTGGCAGACCCGATGGTTCACCTTCGTTTTGGCCCCATACACCTTACATGCAAG GTAGTAACATTGTCGCTGGTTCCTTAGAGTCTAGTAGAAGAAACCCTGCACCATTCATGTTTCCTTCTCCATTAAACCCAAGGGACCATTACTATAGTCATCAACATCACCCGGCACCTCCTCCTGTACAAGGAGTGAGAGGTCAGAGCGCCACATTATACCCTCCCATGGCTTCTTCACCCTCGTACAGAGTCCCTTTTAGGAACTTTGCTCCTCAGAACACAATCAATAACGGTCCAGAGATGGGTCCAGTTCAACCAACAGGGTTTCGGATATACCAGCATCCTCCACCTTTAGCAGCTCTTAGACAACACCGTGGAGGAGTTCCTCGGCTTAGAGTGATGCCTGATGAT GAAGCTGCTATATTGGAGTTTGGAGACTTCCTTGGCGGTTCTGGAAATAACCACATTGATCATCATCGAGATATGCGTTTAGACATAGAGGAAATGTCTTATGAG GAGCTTCTTGCCTTGAGTGAGCGGATTGGGACTGTGAACACTGGTTTGCCAGAGGAAGATGTTAAGAACCATCTAAAAACAAGAACATGTTCTGTCATCAACCTTGCAGAAGAGTCATCCTCGTCTCCAcaaacaaaagatagagaaacTGAGCCTTGCACCATATGTCAG GAAAGCTTCAAGAACGAAGAAAAGATTGCTACTTTGGATTGTGGGCACGAGTATCATGCGGAATGCTTGGAGAAATGGCTGATTGTGAAGAACGTTTGCCCAATCTGTAAATCAGAAGCATTGGTCATGGAGAAGAGAAAAGTATaa